In bacterium, the DNA window CAGTTCGAAGTCCATCATCGAGCTGGACGACGAACGCAAGGCGGCCATGGTCTCGAACCTCCTGGTCGTGCTGTGCAGCAACCACTCGACCCAGCCCGTGATCAACACCGGGACGCTCTACACGTAGGAGACGATGGTGACGCCACTCTACCAGTCGCGACAGTACAGCTGGGTGATGCTGATCGTCATCCCCGCCATGCTCGTGTACATCGGGGTCGCCAGCTACGGCGACCCCGAGGGCGAGGCCCCTTTGTGGGTATACCCGATCATGCTGCTGACGATGATCGCCTTCAGTTCGATGACCGTCACGGTGACCTACGAGGAAGTGCGGATCCGCTGCCCGCTCGGCTGGCCGCGCCGCCGGGTCCCGATCGCACGGATCAGCGTCTGCACCCCGTTCGAGAGGAAGTGGTTCTCGACCCTGGATACCGGCATCAAGCCCAGCCGCGGCGAGTTCCGCATGAACGGCC includes these proteins:
- a CDS encoding SPFH domain-containing protein; amino-acid sequence: SSKSIIELDDERKAAMVSNLLVVLCSNHSTQPVINTGTLYT